A region from the Salicibibacter cibarius genome encodes:
- a CDS encoding 2-hydroxyacid dehydrogenase, whose product MKPYVYIAHPIPSKVEAYIAEHCEYKIWNEANEKIPKGQLKEELKSADGAILTGYDVDEALLADTEKLKVVSTVSVGYNRYDTAALKKHNVYGTHTPHVLDETVADLIFGLVLSGGRRIAELHEYVKGGHWGEEPDSAFYGYDIHQRTLGIIGMGRIGEKIAKRARFGFDMAIRYYNRSRKPEMEEKYDAVRLELDELLKQADFVVLIVPLTDDTYQLIGQRELELMKSSAVLINGARGPVVDEDAVVQALKNETIFSAALDVFEKEPLPSDHPLLSLRNVTLTPHIGSATRNTDESMMMRAAENMVQGAYGKTPKDVVKELR is encoded by the coding sequence ATGAAACCATACGTTTACATTGCACACCCTATTCCATCAAAAGTAGAAGCTTATATCGCCGAACATTGCGAGTATAAAATCTGGAATGAAGCAAACGAGAAGATACCCAAAGGTCAATTAAAAGAAGAATTAAAAAGCGCCGATGGCGCCATTCTAACAGGATATGACGTCGACGAAGCGTTGCTCGCGGACACAGAGAAGCTCAAGGTTGTAAGCACGGTCTCTGTTGGGTATAACCGCTATGACACGGCTGCACTAAAGAAGCACAACGTTTATGGCACCCATACGCCCCATGTTCTCGATGAAACGGTCGCTGACTTGATTTTCGGGCTCGTTTTATCCGGCGGACGCAGGATTGCCGAACTCCACGAGTATGTGAAAGGGGGACATTGGGGCGAGGAACCGGACAGCGCTTTTTATGGCTATGACATTCATCAGCGCACGCTCGGGATCATCGGCATGGGGAGAATCGGTGAAAAAATCGCAAAGCGGGCACGGTTTGGCTTTGACATGGCCATTCGTTATTACAACCGGTCCCGGAAACCGGAAATGGAGGAAAAATACGATGCCGTTCGTCTCGAATTGGACGAGCTCTTGAAGCAAGCCGATTTCGTCGTGCTTATCGTTCCTTTAACGGACGATACCTATCAATTAATCGGCCAACGTGAACTCGAGTTAATGAAATCCAGTGCGGTTCTGATCAACGGGGCGCGAGGGCCGGTCGTTGATGAAGACGCGGTTGTCCAAGCTTTAAAAAATGAAACGATCTTCAGTGCCGCACTCGATGTTTTTGAAAAAGAACCGCTTCCGAGCGATCACCCACTGCTGTCTTTGCGCAATGTGACGTTAACGCCGCACATCGGATCCGCTACTCGAAACACAGATGAATCCATGATGATGCGAGCCGCCGAAAACATGGTCCAAGGCGCTTACGGAAAGACGCCGAAAGACGTGGTTAAAGAGTTGCGGTAG
- a CDS encoding thioredoxin domain-containing protein, producing the protein MFAQENPNTLIHAKSPYLLQHAYNPVDWHEWGEEAFAKAKAENKPVFLSIGYSTCHWCHVMAHESFEDEEVAALLNRDYVSIKVDREERPDVDSIYMDACQAMNGHGGWPLTAFLTPDQAPFYVATYMPKQSMQQMPGMLDALPQLAEQYQKNRDRITDIGDRVKLALAEGMQADPEDIGVHTLENAYNQLKEQFDQTYGGLEGEPKFPMPQHILYLLRYATWANDSNSLEMAERTLKQMRDGGIYDHIGGGFARYSVDHRWLVPHFEKMLYDNGLLAIAYTEGYQVTGAASYKQTAKEILDYVSRGMRAENGGFYSAEDADSEGEEGKFYVWTKAEIMGVLGDEDGALFCDVYGISDMGNFEGKNIPNQIDADLQKIASKHGVSLETLDHRLHASRAKLFHVRERRVHPHKDDKILTSWNAFMIAAYAKAGATFNESVYIDLAKEAYRFLTSELFKEGRLMVRYRDGEVKEKGFIDDYANLLWGSLELYDATYEGEYLQQASYLAQEMKRLFQAESGGFYFTGTDAETLLTRPSSWSDGAAPAGNSVAAVQLLRLAEITADQSFFNDVHELLQTTSWRLERYPIGHLHLLQALLMHEWRGKTLVIVTNGDGLEDDPVIRHLRTSFTPHIQPLVIREGEKDAPAFAKDFTAIDGKNTYYLCENFACQRPTTNGEGLLNSL; encoded by the coding sequence ATGTTTGCTCAAGAAAACCCGAACACGCTGATCCATGCGAAATCTCCCTATTTGCTTCAACATGCTTATAACCCTGTTGATTGGCATGAATGGGGGGAAGAAGCATTTGCGAAAGCAAAAGCGGAAAATAAACCGGTTTTTTTGTCCATCGGCTACAGTACCTGCCATTGGTGCCATGTTATGGCCCACGAATCGTTTGAAGACGAGGAAGTAGCGGCGTTGCTTAATCGCGATTATGTTTCCATCAAAGTCGACCGGGAAGAACGGCCGGACGTTGATTCCATTTATATGGATGCTTGCCAGGCGATGAACGGCCACGGAGGTTGGCCACTCACCGCGTTTTTAACGCCTGACCAAGCCCCGTTCTACGTGGCGACGTACATGCCGAAACAAAGCATGCAACAAATGCCGGGGATGCTCGATGCGTTGCCGCAGCTCGCCGAACAGTATCAAAAGAACCGGGACCGGATTACGGATATTGGCGATCGGGTGAAGCTAGCGCTGGCCGAGGGGATGCAAGCAGATCCGGAAGACATCGGCGTGCATACCCTCGAAAATGCATACAACCAATTGAAAGAGCAATTCGACCAAACGTATGGCGGGCTGGAAGGGGAGCCTAAATTCCCGATGCCGCAACATATTCTCTACCTTCTTCGCTATGCAACTTGGGCGAATGATTCCAATTCGCTGGAAATGGCGGAAAGGACGCTAAAGCAAATGCGCGACGGTGGCATCTACGATCATATCGGCGGCGGCTTCGCTCGCTATTCCGTTGATCATCGTTGGCTCGTTCCACACTTTGAGAAAATGCTCTACGACAACGGGTTGTTGGCGATCGCCTACACGGAAGGGTATCAGGTAACCGGCGCTGCGTCATACAAACAGACGGCAAAAGAAATCCTGGATTATGTTTCGCGCGGGATGCGCGCTGAGAATGGTGGCTTTTACTCAGCGGAAGATGCCGATTCGGAAGGGGAAGAAGGAAAATTTTACGTTTGGACGAAAGCGGAAATCATGGGCGTTCTTGGTGACGAGGACGGCGCGTTATTTTGTGATGTGTATGGCATTAGCGACATGGGAAATTTTGAAGGAAAAAACATTCCTAATCAAATCGATGCCGATTTGCAAAAAATAGCATCGAAACACGGCGTGTCGCTTGAAACGTTGGACCACCGATTGCATGCAAGCCGCGCCAAGCTGTTTCACGTCCGTGAACGTCGAGTGCATCCGCATAAGGACGATAAAATTTTAACAAGCTGGAATGCTTTCATGATCGCCGCATACGCAAAAGCGGGAGCGACATTTAACGAGTCTGTTTACATTGACCTTGCAAAAGAAGCCTATCGGTTTTTGACATCGGAGCTATTCAAGGAAGGTCGCCTTATGGTTCGCTATCGTGACGGAGAAGTAAAGGAAAAAGGCTTCATCGATGACTACGCCAACCTATTGTGGGGAAGTTTGGAACTGTATGATGCGACTTATGAAGGGGAATATTTGCAACAGGCCAGTTATCTGGCACAGGAGATGAAGCGGCTTTTTCAGGCCGAGAGCGGCGGTTTTTATTTCACGGGCACAGATGCAGAAACCCTCCTTACACGCCCGTCATCATGGTCGGACGGAGCCGCGCCTGCCGGCAATTCGGTGGCTGCCGTGCAATTGTTGCGTTTGGCGGAAATCACGGCTGACCAGTCTTTTTTCAATGACGTGCATGAACTTTTGCAAACAACAAGTTGGCGCTTAGAGCGTTATCCGATCGGGCATCTTCATTTATTGCAGGCGTTGCTTATGCATGAATGGCGCGGGAAAACACTCGTTATTGTTACCAATGGCGATGGTTTGGAAGATGATCCCGTGATCCGGCATTTAAGAACGTCCTTCACCCCTCATATCCAGCCACTCGTGATCAGGGAAGGCGAGAAGGATGCGCCGGCATTTGCTAAGGATTTCACGGCGATAGATGGAAAAAACACGTATTATCTTTGTGAAAATTTCGCTTGTCAGCGCCCGACAACGAATGGGGAAGGATTGCTTAATAGTTTGTAG
- a CDS encoding AEC family transporter, translating to MDVATVTLAIVTMALIIVLGAAVAFRFPITDNTKQLFMGIIINIAVPAIILNGIFNTDISEQIMQQAVMIFIFSIILHAGAVFFAFWIGRMFRFPSSWAKKLAILSAFGNTGFIGIPLSFTIFGPTGGLLASVFNAGLDLLIFSLGIFMLQSYGRFDFRQLKALLNTPLIALVVGGLFAISGLDAPIILQDLTEMLSSLSAPLSMLYIGFLLPPFFKKGQKFVFPELWFPLSMRLLIIPIISITIIAFLPVDDFLKQLFIILVPLPTFTLATVLFSRYTDHENESVMTIIYSTILCLITIPIIAVYANFLS from the coding sequence ATGGATGTAGCAACCGTCACGCTCGCGATTGTAACAATGGCGCTTATCATTGTGCTTGGGGCAGCCGTCGCTTTTCGCTTTCCAATCACGGACAATACGAAGCAGCTTTTCATGGGCATTATCATTAATATCGCTGTACCGGCCATTATTTTAAACGGCATCTTTAACACGGACATATCCGAACAAATCATGCAGCAAGCGGTTATGATCTTTATTTTTTCGATTATTTTACATGCAGGTGCCGTTTTTTTTGCTTTTTGGATCGGCCGCATGTTTCGCTTTCCATCGTCCTGGGCAAAAAAACTCGCGATTCTTTCCGCGTTCGGCAACACCGGATTTATCGGCATCCCGCTTAGTTTCACCATTTTCGGTCCGACCGGCGGATTGCTCGCATCCGTATTTAATGCGGGGCTTGATTTACTTATTTTTTCGCTCGGGATTTTCATGCTGCAATCCTATGGACGCTTTGACTTCCGGCAATTAAAAGCGTTGCTTAACACTCCATTAATCGCCTTGGTCGTCGGTGGACTATTTGCAATTAGCGGCCTGGATGCCCCTATCATCCTCCAAGACTTGACCGAGATGTTGTCCAGCCTTTCGGCGCCACTCTCGATGCTATACATCGGCTTTTTGTTGCCTCCTTTTTTTAAAAAAGGACAAAAATTTGTATTTCCGGAGCTTTGGTTTCCATTATCCATGCGTCTGCTCATCATTCCGATCATTAGCATTACCATCATCGCTTTTTTGCCGGTGGATGATTTCTTGAAACAATTGTTCATTATCCTTGTGCCCTTGCCGACGTTCACCTTGGCAACCGTTCTTTTTTCACGGTACACGGATCATGAAAATGAATCGGTGATGACAATCATCTATTCAACGATCCTTTGCCTGATCACCATTCCGATTATTGCCGTCTATGCCAATTTTCTATCTTAA
- a CDS encoding cysteine hydrolase family protein, producing MREALIVIDYTNDFVAPEGKLTCGEPGQNIEGMVTSILEQFHQQEKEIFFAVDVHDENDPYHPETELFPPHNIRGTSGRDQYGQVQTFIEKLGAEWPDHIHWLDKTRYSAFTGTPLELQLQERGITHLHLVGVCTDICILHTAVDAYNRGFTLTIHEDAVQSFNADGHTWALGHFKHCLGANVVTG from the coding sequence ATGCGTGAAGCATTAATTGTCATTGATTATACGAATGATTTCGTGGCACCGGAAGGAAAATTAACATGCGGGGAGCCAGGTCAAAACATAGAGGGGATGGTAACATCCATTTTGGAGCAGTTCCATCAGCAGGAAAAAGAGATTTTCTTTGCCGTCGATGTGCATGATGAAAATGATCCTTATCATCCTGAGACCGAATTGTTTCCACCCCACAACATCCGTGGAACGAGCGGACGCGACCAATATGGACAGGTCCAAACGTTTATCGAAAAACTCGGTGCGGAATGGCCGGATCATATCCACTGGTTGGATAAAACCCGTTACAGTGCATTCACCGGCACACCTTTGGAACTGCAATTGCAGGAAAGAGGCATTACCCACCTCCATCTCGTCGGCGTGTGCACGGACATCTGTATTTTGCACACCGCCGTCGATGCCTATAATCGCGGGTTTACACTGACGATCCATGAAGATGCTGTGCAAAGTTTCAACGCCGATGGGCACACATGGGCACTCGGCCACTTTAAACATTGCCTTGGTGCGAATGTTGTCACAGGTTAA
- a CDS encoding metal ABC transporter solute-binding protein, Zn/Mn family has product MRKLFVLMMSSGIALAGCQEGESSDNERDGDPLEIHTTVFALEDFASKIGGDEVEAESIYPPNADAHSFEPTANELIELAESDAFIHSGVGMEGFVETAEEMLADEDVDMIPAGEGVELIDNDHDHGHDHDHEHDAEHGDGDPHIFIDPIRSIDVAENIKDTLIALRPEQEAYFTENYEALRDDLEALDQTLESTFAEAERDQIIVSHAAYGYWEDRYELEQLSVLGLSSNEEPSQAELAEIVEIAEEDDIGYVVFENNVSSTVTEVIQEEIGAESLILRNMESVSEEDMANGEDYFSMMEMNIDTLETALNE; this is encoded by the coding sequence ATGCGAAAATTATTTGTTTTGATGATGAGTTCCGGCATTGCGCTTGCCGGTTGTCAAGAAGGAGAAAGCTCGGATAACGAAAGGGATGGGGACCCGTTAGAAATTCATACAACTGTTTTTGCTTTGGAAGACTTTGCGTCTAAAATTGGCGGCGATGAAGTGGAAGCAGAAAGCATCTATCCTCCGAATGCAGACGCCCATTCTTTTGAACCGACAGCCAATGAGTTGATTGAACTCGCGGAAAGCGATGCCTTTATCCATTCCGGCGTGGGCATGGAAGGTTTTGTCGAAACAGCAGAAGAGATGCTTGCTGATGAGGATGTGGATATGATCCCGGCGGGGGAGGGTGTTGAACTTATTGACAACGACCACGACCACGGCCATGACCACGATCATGAACACGACGCTGAGCACGGAGACGGCGACCCGCATATTTTTATTGATCCGATCCGTAGTATAGATGTTGCGGAAAATATTAAGGATACACTTATCGCGTTGCGACCTGAGCAGGAAGCCTATTTTACGGAAAACTATGAAGCGCTTCGAGATGATTTGGAAGCACTCGATCAAACGTTGGAATCGACGTTTGCAGAGGCTGAGCGCGATCAGATCATTGTCTCCCATGCCGCTTATGGTTACTGGGAAGATCGCTATGAATTGGAGCAATTGAGTGTTCTCGGGCTTTCTTCAAACGAAGAGCCTTCCCAGGCAGAGCTTGCCGAAATCGTCGAGATCGCGGAAGAGGACGACATCGGTTACGTAGTTTTCGAAAATAACGTAAGCAGCACAGTGACCGAAGTGATTCAAGAGGAAATCGGCGCGGAAAGCCTGATTCTTCGTAACATGGAATCCGTCTCTGAAGAAGACATGGCAAATGGCGAAGATTATTTTAGTATGATGGAGATGAACATCGACACGTTGGAGACGGCGTTGAATGAATGA
- a CDS encoding metallophosphoesterase has product MLKVIVVSDTHMKGKVPKLPFRLRQELEDVDFIIHAGDWSTLGVYDALAAYAPVEGVHGNIDDDGVRVRFPAKQVLELNGYSIGIVHGHGHGNSTERRAVEAFSEQDVNIIIFGHSHIPSLRYFKKQLLINPGSPTDKRANPFYSYASLELGAESRVAHVFYSTAD; this is encoded by the coding sequence ATGTTGAAAGTCATCGTCGTTTCGGATACGCATATGAAAGGAAAGGTCCCAAAGTTACCGTTCAGGCTTAGACAGGAACTGGAGGATGTTGATTTTATTATTCATGCAGGAGACTGGTCGACCTTGGGCGTGTACGATGCGCTTGCCGCTTATGCCCCGGTGGAAGGAGTACATGGCAATATCGATGACGATGGGGTCCGTGTACGTTTTCCGGCTAAGCAGGTCCTCGAACTGAACGGATACAGCATTGGCATCGTGCACGGGCATGGACACGGAAATTCGACTGAAAGACGGGCGGTTGAGGCATTTTCGGAACAGGATGTTAACATCATCATTTTTGGCCATTCCCACATTCCGTCGCTAAGGTATTTCAAGAAACAGTTGCTCATCAACCCCGGCTCCCCAACGGATAAACGAGCCAATCCGTTTTATTCCTATGCGAGTCTTGAGTTGGGAGCGGAGAGTAGGGTAGCGCATGTTTTTTACAGCACCGCTGACTGA